A genomic window from Lotus japonicus ecotype B-129 chromosome 1, LjGifu_v1.2 includes:
- the LOC130732104 gene encoding F-box/LRR-repeat protein At4g14096-like, whose amino-acid sequence MSNSTDEMLISPKAKRGRHNKSENEDRLSNLPDCILLHLLSFLKVKYAVQTCVLSTRWKDLWKRLHNLILLSSDFSSLRSFTKFMSRLLTLRDGSIALQNLDFEREGFVEPHLLKRIMKYAVSHNIQQLRLSVRCDIKHFPHCIISSKTLTSLKLAIHPKVKSPCYKKQTLFPKSLYNLPALTSLHLVNFAFWENHHGIAEPFSAFIKLNSLIIENCSLSEAHCTLSISSRTLCHLTVFNQYRLLHKTELSSPSLRTFAFEGTPYQKLTGSNLSSLEQVHINVANWSLEQEDREMLMWANYPQPPFILLSWLLKLPNIKLLTFSACTLQALFLFRYTLKLKAAILSDMSLELIENKTGTDFIWISKSRIGTRSRWNSKLSASKLYKG is encoded by the exons ATGTCTAATTCAACCGATGAGATGCTGATTTCGCCGAAGGCGAAGAGAGGAAGACACAACAAGAGTGAAAATGAAGATAGACTCAGCAATTTACCTGATTGCATTCTCCTTCACCTTTTATCATTTCTTAAAGTCAAATACGCAGTTCAAACATGCGTGTTATCCACAAGATGGAAGGATCTCTGGAAACGTCTTCATAACCTTATCTTACTCTCCTCAGACTTTTCCAGTTTGCGGAGTTTCACCAAATTTATGTCTAGGCTTTTGACTCTTCGCGACGGCTCGATCGCGCTGCAGAACCTAGATTTCGAGCGTGAGGGTTTCGTGGAGCCTCATCTTCTCAAAAGGATCATGAAATACGCTGTTTCACACAATATCCAGCAATTAAGATTGTCTGTCAGGTGTGATATTAAACACTTTCCGCACTGCATCATTTCATCTAAGACCTTGACATCTCTTAAGCTCGCAATTCATCCTAAAGTTAAAAGCCCTTGTTATAAGAAACAAACCTTATTTCCAAAATCTCTTTATAATTTGCCAGCATTAACGAGCTTGCATCTAGTGAATTTTGCCTTTTGGGAAAATCACCATGGCATTGCCGAGCCTTTTTCGGCCTTTATCAAGTTGAATAGTTTGATCATTGAGAATTGTAGCCTCAGTGAGGCACATTGTACACTCTCCATATCAAGTAGGACTCTATGCCATTTAACTGTGTTTAACCAATATCGGCTCTTGCACAAAACTGAGCTATCTTCTCCAAGCCTTCGTACATTTGCCTTTGAAGGTACTCCTTATCAGAAACTCACGGGAAGCAATCTTTCATCCCTTGAACAAGTGCATATTAATGTAGCAAATTGGTCTCTTGAACAAGAAGATAGAGAGATGTTAATGTGGGCAAATTACCCGCAACCTCCTTTCATTCTACTCAGCTGGCTGCTAAAACTTCCCAATATAAAATTATTGACATTCTCGGCATGTACTCTTCAG GCTCTCTTCTTATTTCGTTATACATTGAAGCTTAAGGCTGCTATCTTGAGTGACATGAGCCTTGAACTCATTGAAAATAAAACAGGAACAGATTTCATTTGGATTTCAAAGAGCAGAATCGGTACCAGGTCCAGATGGAATAGTAAACTTTCTGCTTCAAAACTCTACAAAGGTTGA
- the LOC130718737 gene encoding F-box/LRR-repeat protein At4g14103-like — translation MDEMLIPPNAKRGRESESESENEENKDRLSDLPDCVLLHILSFVNAKYAVQTCTLSTRWKDLWKRLPSLILHSSDFSTFKGFTKFVSTILTLRDGSIALHGLDLKRLGRIQPCLFKRIIKYVISHNVQQLGLCVNCDIEHFPTDVFSCETLTYLKLSVHFREVKTLLLQSFNLPALTTLHLEHFTICANGNDLAEPFSTFIRLNSLIIHDCSIIGSHILCISSTTLCNLTVHNDPVDVYKIELSSPCLRTFTFTGTVCETLSGRNLSSIEHVNLDILRASKPDAVLNWLEELTNIKSLTISISTLKVLSLTHVLKLKVPPILSSLKSVKVKLRGEKSVLDVDFFLQNSPSAKIDFIRCSG, via the exons ATGGATGAGATGTTGATTCCACCAAATGCAAAGAGAGGTagggagagtgagagtgagagtgaaaatgaagagaaCAAAGATAGACTCAGTGACTTGCCTGATTGCGTTCTCCTTCACATTCTGTCATTTGTGAATGCCAAGTATGCAGTTCAAACTTGCACATTATCCACAAGATGGAAGGATCTCTGGAAACGTCTTCCTTCCCTCATACTACATTCCTCAGATTTTTCAACTTTTAAGGGTTTCACCAAATTCGTGTCTACAATTTTGACTCTTCGTGATGGCTCAATTGCACTCCATGGTCTAGATTTGAAGCGTCTTGGGCGCATTCAGCCTTGCCTCTTCAAAAGGATCATAAAATATGTCATTTCACACAATGTTCAGCAATTAGGATTGTGTGTCAATTGTGATATTGAACATTTTCCGACTGACGTCTTTTCATGTGAGACTTTGACATATCTTAAGCTCTCTGTTCATTTTAGAGAAGTCAAAACGTTACTTCTGCAATCTTTTAATTTGCCAGCATTAACCACCTTGCATCTAGAACATTTCACCATTTGTGCCAATGGCAATGACCTTGCAGAGCCCTTCTCAACTTTTATTAGGTTGAATAGTTTGATCATTCACGATTGTAGCATCATTGGTTCACATATCCTCTGCATATCGAGTACAACTCTTTGCAATTTAACCGTGCATAACGATCCTGTGGACGTGTACAAAATTGAGCTATCTTCTCCATGCCTTCGTACCTTTACCTTTACAGGTACTGTTTGTGAGACTCTCAGCGGGAGGAATCTTTCTTCCATTGAACATGTAAATCTTGATATACTTAGGGCGTCAAAGCCTGATGCTGTGCTCAACTGGTTGGAAGAGCTTACCAATATAAAATCATTGACCATCTCTATAAGTACTCTTAAG GTTCTCTCCTTAACTCATGTATTGAAGCTTAAGGTTCCTCCTATCTTGAGTAGCTTGAAGTCAGTGAAGGTTAAACTGAGAGGAGAAAAATCTGTACTGGATGTGGACTTTTTTCTTCAAAACTCACCGTCCGCAAAGATTGACTTCATAAGGTGCTCAGGATGA
- the LOC130747760 gene encoding uncharacterized protein LOC130747760, translating into MPNTQFELPTLVLQEQNFSSDFVFWLLTLRDDSVALHGLDVKHLGFIRYYILERVVNYAVSHNVQRLGLTVICDNEHVPQCIFSCQTLTSLKLTVHTKSYFSENTLFPKSLNLPALTSLHIGHFAFRANGNDRAEPFSSLNRLNSLIIQNCTLSDAHILYISSATLTNLTVHNHTRDLYSIELSSPNLSSFSFTGVPLQQLSGSNLSSLEQVNIDAEIRSVDEANVDLETSLNYPTCPLILLSWLVELTNIKSLTVSARTLQVLFLIPHLLELKLTSLSSLKSLKVKQVPLSPSFISILRTAKLRRATTKTRKAIAKLKRAIKEEMSTSIPDGVVDFLLQNSPSAKVDIIDCTR; encoded by the exons ATGCCAAATACGCAGTTCGAACTTCCAACACTTGTTTTACAAGAACAAAATTTTTCTTCCGATTTCGTGTTTTGGCTCTTGACTCTTCGCGATGACTCAGTTGCGCTGCACGGTCTAGATGTTAAGCATCTTGGATTCATTCGGTATTACATCCTTGAGAGGGTTGTAAATTATGCTGTTTCGCACAATGTCCAGCGATTAGGATTGACTGTCATATGTGACAATGAACATGTTCCGCAATGCATCTTTTCATGTCAGACTTTGACATCTCTTAAGCTCACAGTTCACACTAAATCATACTTTTCTGAGAACACTTTATTTCCAAAATCTCTTAATTTGCCAGCATTAACTAGCTTGCATATAGGGCATTTTGCCTTCCGTGCAAATGGCAATGACCGGGCAGAGCCCTTTTCGTCCTTAAATAGGTTGAATAGTTTGATCATTCAAAATTGTACCCTGAGTGATGCACATATACTCTACATATCAAGTGCAACACTGACCAATTTGACTGTGCATAACCATACTCGGGACTTGTACTCAATCGAACTATCTTCACCAAATCTTAGTTCCTTTTCATTTACGGGTGTTCCTTTACAGCAACTCAGTGGGAGCAATCTTTCTTCCCTTGAACAAGTGAATATTGATGCAGAAATTCGGTCTGTtgatgaagcaaatgttgattTAGAAACAAGCTTAAATTACCCCACATGTCCTTTGATTTTACTGAGCTGGCTGGTAGAGCTTACCAATATAAAATCATTGACAGTATCTGCAAGAACTCTTCAG GTTCTCTTCCTAATTCCTCATTTATTGGAACTCAAGCTCACTTCCTTGAGTAGCTTGAAGTCATTGAAAGTAAAACAGGTACCACTTTCACCAAGCTTTATCTCAATACTGAGAACAGCCAAGTTACGGAGAGCAACAACCAAGACACGGAAAGCAATTGCCAAGTTAAAGAGAGCAATTAAGGAAGAAATGTCTACATCGATACCTGATGGAGTAGTGGACTTTTTACTTCAAAACTCGCCGTCCGCTAAGGTTGACATCATAGATTGCACACGTTGA
- the LOC130718810 gene encoding F-box/LRR-repeat protein At4g14103-like isoform X2: MSNSTDEMLILFNSTKRGRKSESEDEENKDRLNDIPDSILLHILSFLKAKYAVRTCILSTRWKDLWKLLPTLVLHEQDFSSDFVYWLLTLCDGSVALHGLDVKHLGFIHHYRLERIVKYAVSRNVQRLGLTVTCDNEHVLQCIFSCQTLTSLKLTVYAKSSFSENTLFPTSLNLPLLTSLHLGHFSFSANGNDRAEPFSSLNRLNSLIIQNCTLSDAHILYISSATLTNLTVHNHTRDSYSIELSSPNLSAFTFMGVPSQQLSGSNLSSLEQVNIDAEIRTVEDANIDLETSLNYPMCPFILLSWLVELANIKSLTISASTLQVLFLIPHLLELKLNSLSSLKSLKVKQII, encoded by the exons ATGTCTAATTCAACGGATGAGATGTTGATTTTGTTTAATTCAACGAAGAGAGGAAGGAAGAGTGAAAGTGAAGATGAAGAGAACAAAGACAGGCTTAATGACATACCTGATTCCATTCTCCTTCACATTCTGTCATTTCTGAAAGCCAAGTACGCAGTTCGAACTTGCATTTTATCCACAAGATGGAAGGATCTTTGGAAACTCCTTCCAACACTTGTTTTACATGAACAAGACTTTTCGTCCGATTTCGTGTATTGGCTTTTGACTCTTTGCGATGGCTCAGTCGCGCTGCACGGTCTAGATGTTAAACATCTTGGATTCATTCATCATTACCGCCTTGAAAGAATTGTAAAGTATGCTGTTTCGCGCAATGTCCAGCGATTAGGATTGACTGTCACATGTGACAATGAACACGTTCTGCAATGCATCTTTTcatgtcagactttgacttctCTTAAGCTCACAGTTTACGCTAAATCAAGCTTTTCTGAGAACACGTTATTTCCAACATCTCTTAATTTGCCATTATTAACTAGCTTGCATCTAGGGCATTTTTCCTTCAGTGCAAATGGCAATGACCGGGCAGAGCCCTTTTCGTCCTTAAATAGGTTGAATAGTTTGATCATTCAAAATTGTACCCTGAGTGATGCACATATACTCTACATATCAAGTGCAACACTGACCAATTTGACTGTGCATAACCATACTCGGGACTCGTACTCGATCGAACTATCTTCTCCAAATCTGAGTGCCTTTACATTTATGGGCGTTCCTTCACAGCAACTCAGTGGGAGCAATCTTTCTTCCCTTGAACAAGTGAATATTGATGCAGAAATTCGGACTGTTGAAGACGCAAATATTGATTTAGAAACAAGCTTAAATTACCCCATGTGTCCTTTTATTCTACTGAGCTGGCTGGTAGAGCTTGCCAATATAAAATCATTGACCATATCTGCAAGTACTCTTCAG GTTCTCTTCCTAATTCCTCATTTGTTGGAACTTAAACTCAATTCCTTGAGTAGCTTGAAGTCATTGAAAGTAAAACAG ATTATCTGA
- the LOC130718810 gene encoding F-box/LRR-repeat protein At4g14103-like isoform X1, whose amino-acid sequence MSNSTDEMLILFNSTKRGRKSESEDEENKDRLNDIPDSILLHILSFLKAKYAVRTCILSTRWKDLWKLLPTLVLHEQDFSSDFVYWLLTLCDGSVALHGLDVKHLGFIHHYRLERIVKYAVSRNVQRLGLTVTCDNEHVLQCIFSCQTLTSLKLTVYAKSSFSENTLFPTSLNLPLLTSLHLGHFSFSANGNDRAEPFSSLNRLNSLIIQNCTLSDAHILYISSATLTNLTVHNHTRDSYSIELSSPNLSAFTFMGVPSQQLSGSNLSSLEQVNIDAEIRTVEDANIDLETSLNYPMCPFILLSWLVELANIKSLTISASTLQVLFLIPHLLELKLNSLSSLKSLKVKQVPLSQ is encoded by the exons ATGTCTAATTCAACGGATGAGATGTTGATTTTGTTTAATTCAACGAAGAGAGGAAGGAAGAGTGAAAGTGAAGATGAAGAGAACAAAGACAGGCTTAATGACATACCTGATTCCATTCTCCTTCACATTCTGTCATTTCTGAAAGCCAAGTACGCAGTTCGAACTTGCATTTTATCCACAAGATGGAAGGATCTTTGGAAACTCCTTCCAACACTTGTTTTACATGAACAAGACTTTTCGTCCGATTTCGTGTATTGGCTTTTGACTCTTTGCGATGGCTCAGTCGCGCTGCACGGTCTAGATGTTAAACATCTTGGATTCATTCATCATTACCGCCTTGAAAGAATTGTAAAGTATGCTGTTTCGCGCAATGTCCAGCGATTAGGATTGACTGTCACATGTGACAATGAACACGTTCTGCAATGCATCTTTTcatgtcagactttgacttctCTTAAGCTCACAGTTTACGCTAAATCAAGCTTTTCTGAGAACACGTTATTTCCAACATCTCTTAATTTGCCATTATTAACTAGCTTGCATCTAGGGCATTTTTCCTTCAGTGCAAATGGCAATGACCGGGCAGAGCCCTTTTCGTCCTTAAATAGGTTGAATAGTTTGATCATTCAAAATTGTACCCTGAGTGATGCACATATACTCTACATATCAAGTGCAACACTGACCAATTTGACTGTGCATAACCATACTCGGGACTCGTACTCGATCGAACTATCTTCTCCAAATCTGAGTGCCTTTACATTTATGGGCGTTCCTTCACAGCAACTCAGTGGGAGCAATCTTTCTTCCCTTGAACAAGTGAATATTGATGCAGAAATTCGGACTGTTGAAGACGCAAATATTGATTTAGAAACAAGCTTAAATTACCCCATGTGTCCTTTTATTCTACTGAGCTGGCTGGTAGAGCTTGCCAATATAAAATCATTGACCATATCTGCAAGTACTCTTCAG GTTCTCTTCCTAATTCCTCATTTGTTGGAACTTAAACTCAATTCCTTGAGTAGCTTGAAGTCATTGAAAGTAAAACAGGTACCACTTTCACAATAA
- the LOC130718775 gene encoding F-box/LRR-repeat protein 13-like isoform X1 has product MFNYSRDVMLLRRNPKRGRKSESENEENKDRLSDLPDCVLLHILSFVNAKYAVQTCTLSTRWKDLWKRLPSLILHSSDFFTLKSFAKFVSRLLTLRDGSTALKGLDFNRYCFIQPHLLERIVKYAVSHNVQRIGLSIMYGFELVPPCIFSCETLTSLKLEVRSKALFPESLNLPALTTLHLVNFAFCANGNDRAEPFSSFKRLNSLTIFYCCPSDVDILCISSTTLCNLTVDISFRNVYTIDLSSPSLRTLAFKGRVLVTLTGRNLSSIEHVNLEIWSNKYSLILLSWLLDLANIKSLTVYSSTLEVLSSIPDILELKYPILGGLKSLKVLVPEYKFRKAPAMLEDPFSLIPYGIVDFLLQNSPSAKVDVIKC; this is encoded by the exons ATGTTTAATTATTCAAGGGATGTGATGTTATTGCGGCGGAATCCGAAGAGAGGAAGGAAGAGTGagagtgaaaatgaagagaaCAAAGATAGACTTAGTGACTTGCCTGATTGCGTTCTCCTTCACATTCTGTCATTTGTGAATGCCAAGTATGCAGTTCAAACTTGCACATTATCCACAAGATGGAAGGATCTCTGGAAACGTCTTCCTTCCCTCATACTACATTCCTCAGACTTCTTTACACTGAAGagctttgccaaatttgtgtctAGGCTTTTGACTCTTCGCGATGGCTCAACTGCGCTCAAGGGTCTTGATTTTAACCGTTATTGTTTCATTCAGCCTCACCTCCTTGAAAGGATTGTAAAATATGCTGTTTCACACAATGTCCAGCGAATAGGATTGTCAATCATGTATGGCTTTGAACTCGTTCCGCCCTGTATCTTTTCATGTGAGACTTTGACATCTCTTAAGCTCGAAGTTCGATCTAAAGCACTATTTCCAGAATCTCTTAATTTGCCAGCATTAACTACATTGCATCTAGTGAATTTTGCTTTCTGTGCGAATGGCAATGACCGTGCAGAACCCTTTTCCTCCTTTAAAAGGTTGAATAGTTTGACCATTTTCTATTGTTGCCCTAGTGATGTTGATATCCTCTGCATTTCAAGTACCACTCTTTGCAATTTAACAGTGGATATCAGTTTTCGGAATGTGTACACAATTGACCTATCTTCTCCAAGCCTTCGTACCTTAGCCTTTAAGGGTCGTGTTTTAGTGACTCTCACTGGAAGAAATCTTTCTTCCATTGAGCATGTAAATTTGGAAATATGGTCGAACAAGTATTCTTTGATTCTACTTAGCTGGCTGCTAGACCTTGCCAATATAAAATCATTGACAGTCTACTCAAGTACTCTTGAG GTTCTCTCCTCCATTCCTGATATACTGGAGCTTAAGTATCCTATCTTGGGTGGCTTGAAGTCATTGAAAGTTTTAGTGCCAGAATACAAGTTCCGGAAAGCACCTGCCATGTTGGAAGATCCATTTTCACTTATACCTTATGGAATAGTGGACTTTTTGCTTCAAAACTCGCCGTCCGCGAAGGTTGACGTCATAAAATGCTAA
- the LOC130718775 gene encoding F-box/LRR-repeat protein 13-like isoform X2 encodes MLLRRNPKRGRKSESENEENKDRLSDLPDCVLLHILSFVNAKYAVQTCTLSTRWKDLWKRLPSLILHSSDFFTLKSFAKFVSRLLTLRDGSTALKGLDFNRYCFIQPHLLERIVKYAVSHNVQRIGLSIMYGFELVPPCIFSCETLTSLKLEVRSKALFPESLNLPALTTLHLVNFAFCANGNDRAEPFSSFKRLNSLTIFYCCPSDVDILCISSTTLCNLTVDISFRNVYTIDLSSPSLRTLAFKGRVLVTLTGRNLSSIEHVNLEIWSNKYSLILLSWLLDLANIKSLTVYSSTLEVLSSIPDILELKYPILGGLKSLKVLVPEYKFRKAPAMLEDPFSLIPYGIVDFLLQNSPSAKVDVIKC; translated from the exons ATGTTATTGCGGCGGAATCCGAAGAGAGGAAGGAAGAGTGagagtgaaaatgaagagaaCAAAGATAGACTTAGTGACTTGCCTGATTGCGTTCTCCTTCACATTCTGTCATTTGTGAATGCCAAGTATGCAGTTCAAACTTGCACATTATCCACAAGATGGAAGGATCTCTGGAAACGTCTTCCTTCCCTCATACTACATTCCTCAGACTTCTTTACACTGAAGagctttgccaaatttgtgtctAGGCTTTTGACTCTTCGCGATGGCTCAACTGCGCTCAAGGGTCTTGATTTTAACCGTTATTGTTTCATTCAGCCTCACCTCCTTGAAAGGATTGTAAAATATGCTGTTTCACACAATGTCCAGCGAATAGGATTGTCAATCATGTATGGCTTTGAACTCGTTCCGCCCTGTATCTTTTCATGTGAGACTTTGACATCTCTTAAGCTCGAAGTTCGATCTAAAGCACTATTTCCAGAATCTCTTAATTTGCCAGCATTAACTACATTGCATCTAGTGAATTTTGCTTTCTGTGCGAATGGCAATGACCGTGCAGAACCCTTTTCCTCCTTTAAAAGGTTGAATAGTTTGACCATTTTCTATTGTTGCCCTAGTGATGTTGATATCCTCTGCATTTCAAGTACCACTCTTTGCAATTTAACAGTGGATATCAGTTTTCGGAATGTGTACACAATTGACCTATCTTCTCCAAGCCTTCGTACCTTAGCCTTTAAGGGTCGTGTTTTAGTGACTCTCACTGGAAGAAATCTTTCTTCCATTGAGCATGTAAATTTGGAAATATGGTCGAACAAGTATTCTTTGATTCTACTTAGCTGGCTGCTAGACCTTGCCAATATAAAATCATTGACAGTCTACTCAAGTACTCTTGAG GTTCTCTCCTCCATTCCTGATATACTGGAGCTTAAGTATCCTATCTTGGGTGGCTTGAAGTCATTGAAAGTTTTAGTGCCAGAATACAAGTTCCGGAAAGCACCTGCCATGTTGGAAGATCCATTTTCACTTATACCTTATGGAATAGTGGACTTTTTGCTTCAAAACTCGCCGTCCGCGAAGGTTGACGTCATAAAATGCTAA